The following proteins come from a genomic window of Mauremys mutica isolate MM-2020 ecotype Southern chromosome 7, ASM2049712v1, whole genome shotgun sequence:
- the LOC123374517 gene encoding synaptotagmin-15-like, translated as MSEQVAAVAGGVIGGILLLILIGIAVYLLWKKICLLPSYEELTNSVTPTHPDASLEDQTLTQPSSVIQPKSIRTRSVPFIIPPKFHGRDWINLTNGEQVQEDSDPYVTPESGPRCSFHSLAGAYVIGSINPELYKFPEDKSETDFPECNIGRLWFSVQYEQEAERLLVSLIKARKLQPPTDSCSPFVKIYLLPDERRYLQSKTKRKTLNPQFDENFIFQVSSKTLYQRTLKFSVYHVDKQKKHHLLGQVIFPLKNETLTGDSKLVIWRDLEAENLEPPSEYGDIQFSLSYNDYLGRLTVVVLRAKGLKFQDERDAASVYIKVSLMNHNKFIKCKKTTAVLGSPNPVYNETFSFKADQTELDTASLSLSVLQSAEGDKTHLLGRVVVGPFMYTRGKELEHWNEMISKPKELIKRWHALCRNT; from the exons AACAGGTAGCTGCTGTGGCTGGAGGTGTAATAGGAGGAATTCTTTTACTGATCCTTATTGGAATAGCAGTGTACCTGCTTTGGAAGAAGATATGCCTCCTACCTTCCTATGAGGAACTCACAAATTCAGTCACACCAACACATCCAGATGCCAGTCTGGAGGATCAGACTTTAACCCAGCCATCTTCTGTAATTCAACCAAAAAGCATAAG AACTAGAAGCGTTCCATTCATCATTCCACCAAAATTTCATGGGCGAGACTGGATTAACCTGACAAATGGAGAGCAGGTTCAAGAGGACAGTGACCCCTACGTGACTCCGGAGTCTGGGCCCCGGTGTTCTTTTCACTCCTTGG ctGGAGCTTATGTCATAGGGTCTATCAACCCAGAGCTGTACAAGTTCCCTGAAGACAAGAGCGAGACAGACTTCCCTGAGTGCAACATTGGCCGTCTTTGGTTCTCAGTGCAATATGAGCAAGAGGCTGAAAGGCTTCTCGTCTCCTTGATTAAAGCTAGAAAACTGCAGCCTCCTACAGATTCCTGCAGTCCCTTTGTGAAAATTTATCTGCTGCCTGATGAAAGGCGTTACCTTCAGTCCAAAACCAAACGCAAAACACTCAACCCTCAGTTTGatgaaaattttatttttcag GTTTCTAGTAAGACATTGTATCAACGGACTCTGAAATTCTCAGTCTACCATGTCGATAAACAGAAAAAGCACCATCTCCTAGGCCAAGTgatttttcctttgaaaaatgaGACATTAACTGGTGACAGCAAACTAGTCATTTGGAGAGATTTggaagcagaaaacctggag CCTCCTTCAGAGTACGGCGATATCCAGTTTTCTCTCAGCTACAATGACTACCTGGGCCGTCTCACTGTAGTGGTGCTGAGAGCGAAGGGATTAAAATTCCAGGATGAGAGAGATGCTGCCA GTGTGTATATCAAAGTGTCTCTAATGAACCACAATAAATTCATTAAATGTAAAAAGACAACAGCTGTTCTGGGATCTCCCAATCCAGTCTATAACGAAACCTTCAGCTTCAAGGCAGACCAGACGGAGCTGGATACAGCAAGCCTGAGCCTGTCTGTGCTCCAGAGTGCTGAGGGAGACA AAACCCACCTACTGGGTCGTGTAGTGGTTGGGCCCTTCATGTACACGAGGGGCAAAGAGCTGGAACACTGGAATGAAATGATCAGCAAGCCCAAGGAGTTGATTAAACGATGGCACGCTCTCTGCCGCAACACCTAA